The Leisingera daeponensis DSM 23529 genome includes the window GTCGATCACCACCACGTCATAATCGGAATCGACCTGTGTCAGAGCCTCTTTGACCCGGAAGAAGAACAAGCCGGCGCTGCCCTGCGCGAGGGCGCGGGGGGTGTCGTGCTCGAACTCCATCAGTTCGAGGTTGCCGGGGATCAGGTCGAGATTCGGGATATAGGTCTTGCGGATCACCGAGGCGATCGGCGCCGGGTCGTCATAGCGGATGGCGTCGTATAGCGTGCCGCCGTCCTTGAGGTCGAACTCCGGCTGGACGCCGTGCAGGGCGGTCAGCGATGCCTGCGGGTCGAGGTCGATGGCCAGCACCCGGTAGCCCTTGAGCGCGAGGCGCTGCGCCAGATGGGCGGAGGTTGTGGTCTTGCCGGAGCCGCCCTTGAAATTCATCACGCCGATGATCTGCATGTGGTCGCCATCGCGCCGCCCGGGCAGGTAGTCGCCGGGCTTGCGGGCGGTTTTCTCCAGCAGTTTGCGCAGGTCCTGGATGTCCTCGGCGGAGTACTGGCGGCGGTTGCCGGCCGTCAGCTCGGGCGAGGGGCCCTTGCCGTCCAGATGCAGCTTGCGCAGGTAGGAATCATTGACCCCGAGCAGGGCCGCGGCCTCGCCCGAGGTGAATTTGCGCATGGTCTTGGAGGCGTTCGGGGGGAACAGGCTTTCGCGCTGCGCGTGCAGCTGGGCCGCAATCCATTCGGAATGCTGGCGGATCACCGCATTGAGATCCTCAGGTGTGTATGTATGATCCATCTGCCCTTGTGCCTGCAATCTGCGCCGCTCTGCCTTTTACCCGTGTCTTTGCCGACTGGCGTGTTCACGGAAATTGGCGTTTACCGCCTCTTTTCCGTGACTATTGGCCAAAGAGCGGGATTCGTGCAAGCGTTTTCTATAGTTGGCAGGTTCAGGGGATCGGCCGGCAGGGGCCGGGCGCCGGGCCGCGAACCGGGTTCGCGGCGGCGCCCTGGGCCGGAAACGGTGCCGCGCGGGGCGGCAGGGTTAGTCCTCGTCTTTGTCCTGGTCCTTGGATCCGGACTTTTCGGATTTCGGATCGGTGTGGTCCGGGTCGCCTTTTTCGCCGGGCCGGTTTTTCAGCGGGTGGTGCTGTTCCGACCCCTTCAGACCTTCGATAACATCGTGTTTGGGCTGCTGCTTGGTCATGGGATCCTCCTTGTGACTGGCCGGCCGCCGGGCTGCCGCGGGACGGGCGGGCATCCGGGCGGGCGGCAAAGGGTCAACGCGGGGCGGCGGCAATGGTTCCCGGCGGCGGCCCCGGTGACGCCGCCGGCCCGTCCGCGCCGGCACCGGTTTCCGGCGGATTTCCGGTCAGGGCAGGGGGGCGGGCTTGCCAATCCGGGAATGAGAACATTATAAGAACATATGTCCAAGATGAGTGTTCAAGACAAGCTCGCGATTCTGAGCGATGCGGCCAAATACGACGCCTCCTGCGCCTCCTCGGGGTCCAGCAAGCGCGACTCGCGCGATGGCAAGGGGCTGGGGTCGAACACCGGGGCGGGGATCTGCCATGCCTATGCGCCGGACGGGCGCTGCATCAGCCTGCTGAAGATCCTGATGACCAATTTCTGCATCTATGACTGCGCCTATTGCATCAACCGGGTGTCGTCGAACGTGCCGCGGGCGCGGTTCACCCCGGATGAGGTGGTCAAGCTGACGGTGGAGTTCTACCGGCGCAATTATATCGAGGGGCTGTTCCTGTCGTCGGGCATCATCCGCTCGCCCGATGCCACGATGTCGGACATGGTGCAGATCGCGCGCAAGCTGCGGGAGGAGGAGAACTTCCGCGGCTATATCCATCTGAAGACGATCCCCGACGCGGCGCCGGAGCTGATTGCCGAGGCCGGGCGGCTGGCGGACCGGCTGTCGATCAACGTGGAGCTGCCGACCGATGCCTCGGTGCGCCAGCACGCGCCCGAGAAGAAGCCGGAGCAGATCCGCAAGGCAATGGCCGATGTGCGGCTGCGCGGCGAGGCCGCCAAGGACCGCAGCCATACCGGCAAGCGGCCGCCGCGGTTTGCGCCCGCCGGGCAGTCGACGCAGGTGATCGTGGGGGCCGATGGCTCCAGCGATGCGGTGATCCTGGGGCAGTCCACCCGGCTGTATGGCAGTTACGGGCTGCGCAGGGTCTATTATTCGGCGTTTTCGCCGATCCCCGATGCCTCGGCCCGGCTGCCGCTGGTCAGCCCGCCGCTGGTGCGCGAGCACCGGCTGTATCAGGCGGACTGGCTGCTGCGGTTTTACGGCTTTGGCCTGGAGGAGATCACCAGCGCGGCGCCGGACGGCAACCTGGATCTGGAGATCGACCCCAAGCTGGCCTGGGCGCTGGCGCACCGGGGGCTGTTTCCGCTGGATGTGAACCGGGCCAGCCGCGAGGAGCTGCTGCGGGTGCCGGGGTTCGGGGTCCGGACCGTGAACCGGATCCTCAGCACCCGGCGGCACCGCGCCCTGCGCTATGAGGATCTGCAGCGGATGGGGGCGCTGCTGAAGAAGGCGCGCCCGTTCATCACCGCCGTGGGCTGGACCCCCGGGGCGCTGGCGGACACCGCCGATCTGCGGGCGCGGTTCGCGCCGCCGCCCGAGCAGCTGAGCCTGTTCTGATGCAGGTGGTGCGCCTGCCCGCGATCGGCACCGCGGCTGCCTGGCGGGACGCCGCGCGCGGTTATCTGAGCGCCGGGGTGCCGCCTGAGGATTTGCGCTGGCACTGCGGTGAAGAGGCTGATGCGGGGCTGTTTGACACCGCTGCACAGCCGCCCGCGCCTGCGCGGCCCGTTGCGGTGCCGCGCAGTTTCGTGAGCCTGGCGGAAAGTGTCACCTGGCATTCGGATCCGGCGCGGTTTGACCGGCTGTATGCGTTCTTGTGGCGGCTGAAGGACGCGCCGCAGCTGATGAGCGACCGGGGCGATGCGCAGCTGGCGCATCTGCGGCGGATGGAAAAGGCGGTGCACCGCTGCCAGCACAAGATGAAGGCCTTTGTCCGGTTCCGCGAAACCGGCAGCCCGGAGGCGGCGCGGCGCAGCTTTGCCGCCTGGTTCGAGCCGGAGCACCGCACGGTCGAGCCGACGGCGCCGTTCTTTGCCCGCCGGTTCGGGGACATGGACTGGCGCATCCTGACGCCGGATGTCTGTGCGGTGTTCGAGGGCGGCGTGCTGCGGTTTGAGCCGGGCGCGCCCAAGCCCGGCCTGCCGGAGGATGCGAGCGAGGGGCTGTGGCTGACCTACTTCCGCAACATCTTCAACCCGGCGCGGCTGAAGGTGAAGGCGATGCAGTCGGAGATGCCGAAGAAATACTGGCGCAACCTGCCGGAGGCGGCGGCGATACCGGAGCTGATCGCCACCGCGCCTGCGCGGGCGCGGGCGATGGCAGAGGCGGCGCCGACGCTGCCGCCTGCCCGCACCGCGCGGGTGCAGGCGGCGGCGGAGCAGGCCGCAGCGGAGCATTGGGCCGGGCCGCAGGACGGTCTGGCGGCGGCGCTGGCGGGCTGCACCCGCTGCCCGCTGCATTGCGCCGCCACCCAGGCGGTGCCGGGCGAAGGCCCGCAGGATGCCGCGCTGATGCTGGTGGGCGAGCAGCCGGGCGACCGCGAGGATCTGACCGGGCGGCCCTTCGTTGGTCCTGCCGGGCAGCTTCTGGATGCGGTTGCCGCCGAAGCCGGGGTGGCGCGGGAGGCGGTGTATCTGACCAATGCGGTGAAGCATTTCAAGTTCCGCCCCCAGGGCCGCCGCCGCATGCATCAGCGCCCGGATGCGGGCGAGGTGCAGCGCTGCCGGTGGTGGCTGGACGCCGAAGTCAAACTGGTGCGGCCGCGGCTGATCGTGGCGATGGGCGCCACGGCGGCGCTGGCGCTGACCGGCCGCGGCGAGCAGCTTATGGCGCGGCGCGGCACGGTGGAAACCAGCCGCCAGGGGGTGCCGGTGCTGCTGACGCTGC containing:
- the repA gene encoding plasmid partitioning protein RepA codes for the protein MDHTYTPEDLNAVIRQHSEWIAAQLHAQRESLFPPNASKTMRKFTSGEAAALLGVNDSYLRKLHLDGKGPSPELTAGNRRQYSAEDIQDLRKLLEKTARKPGDYLPGRRDGDHMQIIGVMNFKGGSGKTTTSAHLAQRLALKGYRVLAIDLDPQASLTALHGVQPEFDLKDGGTLYDAIRYDDPAPIASVIRKTYIPNLDLIPGNLELMEFEHDTPRALAQGSAGLFFFRVKEALTQVDSDYDVVVIDCPPQLGFLTMSALSAATGVLVTIHPEMLDVMSMSQFLRMTADLMDVIAQSGADMSHDWMRYLLTRYEPSDAPQNRIVAFLRTMYGDKVLNAPMLKSTAISDAGLTKQTLYEVERSAFTRSTYDRAVESLNAVNDEISQLIQETWGRS
- a CDS encoding UdgX family uracil-DNA binding protein (This protein belongs to the uracil DNA glycosylase superfamily, members of which act in excision repair of DNA. However, it belongs more specifically to UdgX branch, whose founding member was found to bind uracil in DNA (where it does not belong), without cleaving it, appears to promote DNA repair by a pathway involving RecA, rather than base excision.) translates to MQVVRLPAIGTAAAWRDAARGYLSAGVPPEDLRWHCGEEADAGLFDTAAQPPAPARPVAVPRSFVSLAESVTWHSDPARFDRLYAFLWRLKDAPQLMSDRGDAQLAHLRRMEKAVHRCQHKMKAFVRFRETGSPEAARRSFAAWFEPEHRTVEPTAPFFARRFGDMDWRILTPDVCAVFEGGVLRFEPGAPKPGLPEDASEGLWLTYFRNIFNPARLKVKAMQSEMPKKYWRNLPEAAAIPELIATAPARARAMAEAAPTLPPARTARVQAAAEQAAAEHWAGPQDGLAAALAGCTRCPLHCAATQAVPGEGPQDAALMLVGEQPGDREDLTGRPFVGPAGQLLDAVAAEAGVAREAVYLTNAVKHFKFRPQGRRRMHQRPDAGEVQRCRWWLDAEVKLVRPRLIVAMGATAALALTGRGEQLMARRGTVETSRQGVPVLLTLHPAHILRTPDPAAQARLRGLLRSDLAAARERAGLADAAAQAGLAGQGA
- a CDS encoding putative DNA modification/repair radical SAM protein, which encodes MSKMSVQDKLAILSDAAKYDASCASSGSSKRDSRDGKGLGSNTGAGICHAYAPDGRCISLLKILMTNFCIYDCAYCINRVSSNVPRARFTPDEVVKLTVEFYRRNYIEGLFLSSGIIRSPDATMSDMVQIARKLREEENFRGYIHLKTIPDAAPELIAEAGRLADRLSINVELPTDASVRQHAPEKKPEQIRKAMADVRLRGEAAKDRSHTGKRPPRFAPAGQSTQVIVGADGSSDAVILGQSTRLYGSYGLRRVYYSAFSPIPDASARLPLVSPPLVREHRLYQADWLLRFYGFGLEEITSAAPDGNLDLEIDPKLAWALAHRGLFPLDVNRASREELLRVPGFGVRTVNRILSTRRHRALRYEDLQRMGALLKKARPFITAVGWTPGALADTADLRARFAPPPEQLSLF